The genome window AGCTACAACAGGCGTTAAAATACCAGAGTGCAAGACAATCTTGCGCTCTTCGAGGCTTACTCGCCCTTCCGTTGTCAAGGCCCAGCCGTTTGGCAAAGAGACCGCATACTTGCTCTTGTTGAGGAAAGGCGACGGCTCAGAAGTCGACCCATCGCGCCAACCGTTATTTTTGGCAATCGCCTTAATCTCGCGCGTGGTGATTGGGCCGTCGTGGCTTGCGACGATCAGCAGATATTTGTCTGTCTTGCTTAAATCTCGTCGGGCAAGTCCATCGCGAAGCTCGGTCACCTTAAGCCCTCGCCCTGAACTGCTCCAGCACCTCATGCGAAAGCGTGTACTTGCCCGATGATGGCTCGTTTATCTCACGTTTATTGAGAAGAGAAGCGATACTTTTGCTCAAATTACTTTGCATCGCCTGCTTATAAAACTGCTTTGCATTTTTCATCTCTTCCAGGACTTGCAAGTGGGTCGCCTCTTGAAGATTATCACTCAGGTGAAGCTTCGCGAGCGCGACTTTAAACAAATCCGGCCCAGTCTTCGGTTGGATTTTCGCTGCAAGAGAAGCAGTAGTGAAGGTCGCTTGTCCGTTGCCGGACATCGGCGGCTCAACTTCCGGAGCATTCTCTATAAAGCCGCTATCGCCAATCGCTTCTATGATAGCGCCGACCAGACCGGGCAATTCTGACTTTAGAAATTCGACCTCTCCTTCCCACTCTATTTCAATTCCCTTTGTCCTAATTCTCAGCTTGGCGGTCATGGCTTTTCTCGCGAATCAGCTTCAAAGCTTCGCGATATTACTCCCGCTGATGGTGAACGAGTCCGATCGCGCCAGAGCATGTGGAAAACTCACTGCATGTTGACGCAACGAGGGAAAGGCTTACCCCAACACTTTCTTCAGCTCCGCGACAATCGCGTCGCCCATTTCCTTGGTCGAGACGGTCGACGGCGCGTCGCCCTTGATGTCGGCCGTGCGCAGACCCTTGGCCAGCACATTGGCGATCGCCGCGTCGATGGCGTCGGCCGCTTTCGGCAGATCGAAGCTGTAACGCAGAGCCATGCCGAGCGAACCGATCATGGCGATCGGATTGGCGATCCCCTTGCCGGCGATGTCGGGCGCCGAGCCGTGGCAGGGCTCATACATCGCATGGCGCTTGCCCTTTTCATCCGCGGCGCCGAGCGAGGCCGACGGCAGCATGCCGAGAGAACCGGTGAGCATCGCGGCCTCATCCGACAGCATGTCGCCGAAGAGATTGTCGGTGACGACGACGTCGAACTGCTTGGGCCAGCGCACGAGCTGCATCGCCAGCGCGTCGGCGAGCATATGTTCGAGCGTCACGTCGGCATATTCGCGCTTATGCAGCGCGGTAATGACCTCGCGCCACAGATAGCCCGACTTCATCACATTCGACTTCTCGGAAGAGGTCACCTTGTTCCCGCGCTTGCGCGCCATCTCGAAGGCGACCCGGCCGATGCGCTCGATCTCATAGGTCTCGTAGACCTGCGTGTCGACGGCGCGTTTCTGGCCATTGCCGAGATCGGTGATCTCCTTGGGCTCGCCGAAATAGACGCCGCCCGTTAATTCGCGCACGATCATGATGTCGAGGCCGTCGACGATGTCGCGCTTTAAAGACGAAGCGTCGGCCAGCGCGGCGTAGCAGATCGCCGGGCGCAGATTGGCGAAGAGGCCGAGGTCCTTGCGCAGGCGCAGGAGCCCGGCTTCGGGCCGCATGTCGTATGGCACGCCGTCCCATTTCGGCCCGCCGACGGCGGCGAGCAGCACGGCGTCGGCCTCAAGCGCGCGCGTCATGTCTTCTTCGCTGATCGCTTGCCCGTGCGCGTCATAGGCGGCGCCGCCGACGAGCCCCCGCTCGACCTCGAAGCGCGCGACGCCCGCTTCGTTCAGGAGGGCGAGAACCTTCTCGGCCTCGGCGGAAATTTCCGGACCGATGCCGTCGCCCGGCAGGAGCAGAAGCTTGTATATGGCCATGAACGCCTCGTCGTCGGCTTGTAAACTCGCGCCGTCAATAGAGCGCGCGACAAGGCGACGCAACCGCGCAAAATCTCTTTTGGTCGTGCGACAATTCGCCTGCCGCGCCGCCCTTGCCGCAACGCGTTAAGCCGTGCAGCTTGAAAAATGTCAAACGCAAGGGGGCTTCGCGCGAGACGCGTCAATCAACGAGCGACGTCCGCGGGAAGCGATGCGCAGACTGTGCGCAGTTGGGAGACGCAAAGATGAAGAGCTATAAATCGATCATGCATATCATGGCGCTTAGCCTGTTCGGCGCCCTCGCCGGGGCCGCGCCCGCCAAGGCCTTCTGCCTCATCAATTGCGAGCCCAAGCCCGACGACGCGAAGAAGGTCTTCGAAAATCTCATTAAGAAGAAATTCGACAAGGACGCGGTGATCGAGGACTTCAAAGTCACGCGCTTCTGGCCGCTCGACGTCGAAGGGGCCGGTCACGCCGGCTATGAGTTCTACTACACCGCGAAAGTGCGCTTCCCGAACGGCGCCAATCTCGAATGCAAGCCGGACGGCGGCGCGGTGAAGCCCGGCTGTTCAGACAATACGAGCTATTATTCGACGACGATCCAGAACCAGATGATCAAGGACAAGCAATATATCGACCCGGGCAAGGTCATCGAGTTCAAGGACGAGACCCGCTTCGACGAGGAAGGCTCGAAGTGGAAGGGCCAGGACGGCAATTTTTATTGAGCCGCGTCCGCGACGCTGGCGATCGCGAGCCGCAGGGCTCGCGATTCTTCGTTTAGACGGCTGATCGCACGGTCTTATCCCCTTCCTTGCGCGTGGCGCTTGGTGTAAAAGGCCGCCCAACGGATTGCGCGTCGAGCGTGGCTCAGGCGCGGCTGGAAGGGTGCACATGCAGCAGGTCATTATCGCGATCCACCTGATGGTGGTGACGGCGCTCGTCATTCTCGTGCTTTATCAAAAGTCGGAGGGCGGCGCGCTCGGCATGGGCGGCGGCAGCGGCGTTTTCACCGGCCGCGGCCAGGCCAATGCGCTCACCCGCGCCACGGGGATTCTCGCGACGATCTTCTTCATCACCAGCATCGCGCTCACCGTGCTGCCGGCCTGGGAGCGGCGCAGGGAGGGCGGCGACGACTGGACCAAGGCGCTTGACCCGGGATCGATCCAGCTCAAGGAGCTTCCGAAGACCGAAGGCAAGGGCGAGCAGGGCGGTCCTGAAAAGGCGCCCGAACCCGGCAAGGACAGCATTTTCGACCAGCTCCAGCGCGCCCAGCAGAAGCGCCAGCAGAGCGCGCCGGTAGAGGCGCCGCCGGCCGCCGCGCCGCCGCCGGCCGCGCAGACGCCGGCTCCGCCGCCTCCGGCCGCGCAGACGCCGGCTCCGCCGCCTCCGGCCGCGGAAGCCCCCAAGCCCGTCGCGCCGCCTGCCGACGCCCCGAAGGCGGAAGCGCCCAAGGCGGAAGCGCCCAAGCCTGAAGCGACCAAGCCTGAAGCGGTTGCGCCCGCCGCGACGCCGCCCGCCGCCGAAGCGCCGAAGCCCGACGCCTCGAAGAGCGAGGGCATGAAATGGGAAGCGCCGAAGACGGACGCCCCGGCTCCGCAGGCCCCGGCCGCTGAAGCCCCGAAGCCCGCCGAAGCCCCCAAGGCGGACGCCATTAAGCCCGAAGCGGTCGCGCCTTCCGCGACGCCGCCGGCCGCCGAAGCGCCGAAGCCCGACGCCTCGAAGAGCGAGGGCATGAAATGGGAAGCGCCGAAGTCGGGCGCCCCGGCCGCGCCGGACGCGAAGCCGGCGGAGTCGAAGCCCGCCGCGCCGGAAACCAAGCCCGCGCCTTCGACGATCTGGAAAGCGCCGACCCAGTAGCCGGCGTCAAATCCGCCATCCGATGATCATCCGATAATCTTGGCTGGGGGCGACCGCCCCCGGCCCGATAGAATCCGCTATCAGAATCGCTGGAAAGGCGTTAGGCGTTAGGTCCCATGGCGCGGTACATCTTCATCACCGGCGGCGTGGTCTCCTCACTTGGCAAGGGTTTGGCGTCGGCGGTGCTCGGCGCGCTGTTGCAGGCGCGCGGCTATACGGTCCGGCTGCGCAAGCTCGACCCCTATCTCAACGTCGATCCGGGCACGATGTCGCCCTATCAGCACGGCGAGGTCTTCGTCACCGACGACGGCGCGGAGACCGATCTCGACCTTGGACATTATGAGCGCTTCACCGGCCGCCCGGCCTCGAAGCAGGATAACGTCACCACCGGCCGCATCTACCAGGACATCATCAGCAAGGAGCGGCGCGGCGATTATCTCGGCGCGACGATCCAGGTCATTCCGCATGTGACCAACGCCATCAAGGAGTTCGTTCTTGATGGCAATGAGAACGTCGATTTCGCGCTGATCGAGATCGGCGGCACGGTCGGCGACATCGAAGGCCTGCCGTTCTTCGAGGCGATCCGCCAGCTCAAGAACGATCTGCCGCCGCATCACTGCATCTATATCCATCTGACGCTGCTGCCGTACATTCCGAGCGCCGGCGAGTTGAAGACCAAGCCGACGCAGCATTCGGTGAAGGAGCTGCGCTCGATCGGCATTCAGCCCGATATTCTGCTCTGCCGCACCGATCGCGAGATTCCGCGCGAGGAGCGCCGCAAGCTCGGACTCTTCTGCAATGTGCGCGAACAGGCGGTGATCGAGGCGCGCGACGCCGCCAACATCTATGACGTGCCGCGCGCCTATCACGCCGCGGGGCTGGATGCGCAGGTGCTCGCCGCCTTCGGCATCGAGCCGGCGCCCAAGCCCGACATGAGCCGCTGGAACGCGGTGACGCAGCGCATCAACAACCCCGAGGGCGAAGTCACCATCGCGGTGGTGGGCAAATACACCGAGATGAAGGACGCCTATAAGAGCCTCATCGAGGCTTTGGCGCATGGCGGTCTCGCCAACCGCGTCAAGGTCAATCTCGACTGGATCGAATCGGAGATTTTCGAGAGCGCCGATCCGGCCGCGCATCTTGAGCATGTGCACGGCATTCTCGTGCCCGGCGGCTTCGGCCAGCGCGGCGCCGAAGGCAAGATCCTCGCGGCGCGTTTCGCGCGCGAACGCGGCGTGCCCTATTTCGGCATCTGCTTTGGCATGCAGATGGCGGTGATCGAAGCCGCCCGCGCGCTCGCTGGAATCGATAAGGCGAATTCGACGGAGTTCGGCCCCTGCGCCGAGCCGGTCGTCGGCCTGATGACCGAATGGCTTAAGGGCAATGAATTAGAGAAGCGCGGCGTCGGCGAGGGTCTTGGCGGCACCATGCGGCTTGGCGCTTTTCCGGCGCTGTTGAAGCCGGATTCGCGCATCGCCGGCATTTACGGCGCGACGGAGATCTCCGAGCGCCACCGCCATCGCTATGAGGTGAATTTCGCCTATCGCGAGCGCTTAGAGGACTGCGGGCTGCTGTTCGCCGGCTCTTCGCCCGACGGGCTGCTGCCCGAGACGGTCGAAATCCCGGGCCACCCCTGGTTCATCGGCGTGCAATATCACCCCGAATTGAAGTCGCGGCCCTTCGAGCCGCATCCGCTGTTCGCAAGTTTTATCGCCGCGGCGAAGGCGCAGAGTAGGTTGGTGTGATTTTCAGTTTGACGGATTCAATTTCTGGACATCGGACATGGCCAAGAGACCTGTCGTAACCCCGCTAGCTAAACATACGATGATCCGGCAAACGGGGGCGCAAGAATGGAATTGATCGCAGCGCACATCATCTACTTCATCCTAGCCGGATTGCTTTTTGGCTTAGTCAATTGGATCGGCGAGCATGCCACTGACTTTGGCTATGCAAGCACGACACTTTTCGAAGAACCAAATGAGTCGCTGGCGCTCAATTTTTTCATCAGAGCGCTTGCTCCGACCGTGTTCATCGTGGCGCTGTCAGCCGCGGGTGTCGCCGCCGGCCATGCAGACCTTCGCGTGGGTATTTATTGGATCGCGATCTATTATTATGCGCTTCGCTTTATTTACATCTTAGCCATGAACATGCACCAGCTTGTCAGCTGGCCACGTTTCGTCTTTCATTCGGGCATCGGCTTGGCTGCTGCTTGGCTGGCTTACGAAAACCTGATCCTTCCCAATCGATCCCTGCTTCCAAATCTCGATACGGCTGGGAATGAGCTGTGGCTAGCCATTTTCGCCTTCCTATATGCGGTCGCCAACAACGTGACTGTTTCTGGTGGGCCAGGCGCTAGAAGGCGCAATGCTTTCATAAGTCGAGGCTATGATCGGGCGGAACTCTCATATGGCGCGCTCATCAATGGGATAATTACCGACGACAAGCTGCAGTTCATAACCTATGCCATCCTCATCTATGAGGATCACTGCCGACCGCCTTTTGTGCGGTTCCTAGAACGTCTTTGCTTCTGGAAGAAGGAGCGCACGACCGGTATTATGCAAGTGGCTTCCCCAACAGCTTTAACTGATGAAGAAAGTGTAAAGCTGGGAGCGGAGAAACTGTCTGCGTCATGGCAACGCTTCGTTGGAGAAAGGTTCTACGATAGAACGTTTTCAACCATCACCGACTACAACAAGGATAGCGACTATGCGTTCAGGGTCTGGGAGGTAATGGAGATCCTTGCGAAGCGTGCAGCGCCCCGGTTCCTGCCAGCTTATAATGCCATCATGAAGTCACTTCGCTAATTGAGCTTCGACACGTCGGGCTGGCGGCGAAGCCAGATGCCGAATTGCCAATTACCGTGGCTGGTTACGAATTGCCGAATTACCCGGCTCGCATCGACGTTTGGATTGCGAATGAGAGCGCTGCTTCGCACATGGAACACCAACGCTTCCCCCGCGTCATGGCCGGGCTTGTCCCGGCCATCCACGCCGAGAGGCTGCGCAAACGTGGCGAGGGTTTACGCAGCGGCGGCGCGTGGATGCCCGGCACAAGGCCGGGCATGACGCGGAGAGATTGCGCCTTGTTGCCGATCAGTTCGGCAAGTCCTCGTATAAGTCATGCCAATCGGGATTCATTTCGAGTATGAGCCGGACCTTCCATGCGCGCGGCCAGTGCTTCATTGTTTTTTCGCGCTGAATCGCCGTGCGGATGTCGTCATGCGGTTCGTACCAGACGAGGCGCTTGAGGCCATAGAGTTGTGTGAACCCGCGACTACGGCCTTCACGATGCTCAAGGGCGCGGCGCGCGAGGTCGTTCGTGACGCCGAGATAAAGCGTTCCGTTTGGCCGATTGGTCATGATGTAAACCCAGCCGCCGCGCATCAGCGCAGGGTGCTGGCATTCTCAGTCAGGAGACAACCCACGTCATGGCCGGGCTTGACCCGGCTATCCACGCCGAGAAGCTGCGAGAACGCCATGAGGCTTGCCGCCGGGAACGCATGAGTTATATTCATATATAACTTCTCGTGAGACCCATCATGCACACCACCTCTCTGCGCAAAGTCGGCGGCTCGGTCATGCTGGCGGTGCCGCCGGCGATTCTCGACCTGCTCAATCTTCGGGCCGGGGCGACGGTGGGCGTCTCGGTGGACAACGGCCGGCTGATCATCGAGCCGGCGGCCAGGCCCCGCTACACGCTCGAGGAGCTTCTGGCGCAATGCGACGCCTCGGCCGAGCCGTCTGAAGAAGACCGCGCCTGGCTCGACGACAGGCCGCAAGGGTCAGAGCTGATTTAGCGCAAATCCTTTTTCAAAAAGCCGCTTCACACTTTTTTACGGATGTGCGCATGGAGCGCGGCGACATTTATCTCGTTTCGCTGGATCCGACCTCGGGGCACGAACAACAGGGCGCCCGGCCGGTGCTCGTCATCTCGCCCGGCGCCTTCAACCGGCTGACGAAAACGCCGATCGTTCTGCCGATCACGAGCGGCGGCAATTTTGCGCGCACCGCAGGTTTCGCCGTTTCGCTGATCGGCGCCGGGACGCAGACGACCGGCGTCATCCGTTGCGACCAGCCGCGCGCGCTCGATCTTGGCGCGCGCCGCGCCCGCCGGCTCGAAGCCGCGCCGCCAGAAATCGTCGAAGAGGCCTTGGCGAAACTCGCGGCGATATTGGAATAGGCGGCGCGCAGACAAGCGCGGACATGACGCATAGAGGGTTCTATCAGGCGGGCGAGCAAGGCCGTTTCAACTGCGCAACCCAAGCCCCTCATCCTGAGGAGCGTGCGAAGCGCGCGTCTCGAAGGACGAGGGGCGACTTCAGTGACGAGAATTTCTGGTCGCCGCAGTCCTCGTCCTTCGAGACGGCTCCTCGATCTCGGGCTTGCCCGAGATCGACATTCATATGTGCAAGTCGGGTATACCCGACTTGCGGAGCCTCCTCAGGATGAGGACTGCTTGGTGGCGTAAGGCCCAGTGCGCCTGGTCCATTGGAGCGCGCGCACTCCCGTCCTGCGCTCACGCCACCTGATACTCCTCGTCGATCGGCACGCCGAGCGCGGTCACAAGCCGGTTCGTCTCCGACGCCATGCCGACGATCGCCAGCACTTCGCGATATTCCGCTTCGCTCATCCCCTTCGCGCGGGCGTTCGCCGTGTGCGAATGGATGCAATAGGGACAGGCGTGGGCGATGGAGACGGCGATGTAGAGCATCTCCTTGACCTTCGGCTCCAACACGCCCGGACCCATCACCTCTTTGACGCTCTCCCAGGTGCGCTTCAGCGTCACGGGATCATGCGCCAGCGCGCGCCAGAAATTATTGACGAAGTCGCTTTTGCGCGTCGCGCGAATGTCGGCGAAAACGTCGCGCGCCTGCGGCGAGAGGTCTTCGTCACTGAGCAGTCGAACCGTGGCCATGATGTTTCCCGTTTTCAGCGAGACAGCGAGACGTCACTTGTTGGGCGCGTTCGGCGCGGCGGGCCATGTGCGCGGGCCCGGATTGACATGATAATTCACGCCGCAGCCCGAGAGCGCCAGGGCGACCGCGACAAGCGACATCAATTTGGCGAGCCTTGTTCGCATCTTTCCTCTCCCGTGGCGTTTAAGCTCCTTTTTGTCAGAAAAACGCCATCGGCGCGCGAGGAATCGCTGCGTTTTCGGCCTCCGACGATGGCGCGCATTTTGCTTTGCGCGGCCGGCGACCGCGCGCATGACAGGGAGGGGCACGCAGACGTCAGCTGGTCCCGCTCGCCGAGTTTTCTGCCTCATTTCAAAGCGGTGCGCCATTTTGACCGAGCCCCCGCCGGTTGACGCGCGATTTGTTGCAGCGCACAATGTTCGCCATATGCCGGCGCTACACGATTCGACGGGCGGGGCGCGCGCCCGTCGAATTCTCCGCGCGGCGAGGAGGTCATGATGGAATCGGTCAAACAGTGGTTTCAGGACTGGTCGGACGCGTGCGAATACGCCAAGGAATGCGCCCCCGACTTTTCCTTCCTGTCGTCTTTCGCCCTTGGCGAACCCTATACGGCGCTCATCAGCATCGCCGGCGTCTGCTGGCTGATCTGGGCGTTCAATGAGCGCGCGATCAAGCGCAAAGCAGCAGCCCTGCAGGCGAGCGCGGCGGCGCAGTCCGGCGTCGCGCTCGGCGCCGCGCTGCGGGAGTTGACGCGGGCGCCCGGCAAGGAAGCCAAGGAAGAAAAGCTCGCCGCGTGACGCCGCGAAGCGCGGATTGAACGCGCCCGGCCGCGCGCTATCCTTGCGTGAGAGCGCTCTTCCAAAAAGGGGGCGCGTAACGGCTGTCGGGCTTGTGACCGAACTCCCGCGAGGATACGAGACGCTTGCATGAGGCGCCGGCTTCGGCCGCCGCAACCGGGCGGCCTCGCCTGACGCCGAAAATGATAAGAACGGACGTTGGAAGGCGAGGGAGCATCATGAGCGAATTTTCCGTCGGCAACGGCGCCTGGGTCCTGGTCGGAGACGGCCGCCGGGCGCTGTTTTTTCAAAACCATGGCGACGCCGAACTCCTCGACCTTCGCGTCGTCGAAACGCGAATCGACGACAATCCGCCGACGCATGAGCAGGGAACGGATCGTCCCGGCCGAAGCTTCACGTCCTTCTCGCCCGGCCGCAGCGCCGTGCAAAATGTCGACTGGCATGAGCTGGAGGAGGAGCGCTTCGCCCGCGCCATGGCGGACCGCATCAATCAGGCGGCGGAATCAGGAGAATTGGACGCCATCGCCATCGTCGCGCCGCCAAAGGCGCTCGGCGAAATCCGCAAGGAGCTGTCCGTCAAGGCGCAGAGCAAGGTCGTCGGCGAACTCGCCAAGGACCTGACCCGCCATCCGCTCAAGGATATCGAAAAGGCGCTGACCCGCGGTTGAAAGGCAGGGGAAAGTTTTTGAGGCTTTCCCCTGCGCAGTCGGAGGCGATTCGTCCCAGCCCCGCCTCCGACGCTCGCCTCTCGGGCGAGCCTGTCGATATTGCCGCATTCTTCCCAAGAAATCAGTGCGATTGCGCACAGCGCGGGCAAACCGTCGCATTTGAGCCGCAATGATGAGGGACGGAGCGGTTAGCTTCGCCTGAGCGGCGGCGCGCAGTCGGATGGTGAGAGCACGGGCGGCGTATGGGGCGCGGGCGGATCGTATTGGCGGCGCTTCTGGCGTTCGCATTCAGCGCTTGCGGGAGCCGGCCGCACGGCACCCTTATCGCGACGAATCAGGTCGCGCCCGGCGCCAGCATCGTCGATCTTCTGGTCGTCACGACCAGACAGCCGGATGACTCCGAGCCCGGCGTGATGTTTTCGGGCGAACGCGGACACGGCATGCACTTCGCCGATATCGCCGTCTCGATCCCGCCCGACCCCTCCCGCGTGATCGGCGAAGTGCAGTGGCCGGATGGGCCGACTCCCAACCCGGCCATCCAATTCGCCACCGTGCGCGCCGAGGTGCTGAGCAGGGAGGCGGCGCTCGCCGACTTCAACGCCCGCATCCGCAAGACGCCCAAGCGGCAGGTGCTGCTGTTTGTCCACGGCTTCAACACGCGTTTCGAGGAGGCGGTCTACCGCTTCGCGCAGATCGTCCACGACTCGCGCGCCGACGTCACGCCGGTGCTGTTCACCTGGCCGTCGCGCGGCCGGCTGCTGCAATACGGCTATGATCATGAGAGCGCCAGCTATTCGCGCGACGCCCTGGAGCGCGTGCTGCAGGCGCTGCAGCGCGACCGGGACGTCGGCGAGATCTCGATCCTGGCGCATTCGATGGGCAATTGGGTGACCCTGGAAGCGCTGCGCCAGATGGCGATCCGCAACGGCCAGATCGGATCGAAAATCCAGAATATCATGCTCGCCGCGCCGGACGTCGACTTCGACGTGTTCCGGCGCCAGATCGCCGAGATCGGCATACGGCCGTCCGTCTTCACGCTGTTCGCCTCGCGCGACGATGACGCGCTTGCCGCGTCTCGCCGCTTCTGGGGCAATACGCGACTGGGCGCCGTCGATCCGCGCGTGCAGCCCTATCGGGAAATCCTCGACCGGGATCAGGTCAGAGTCGTCGACTTAACGGGCATCGCCTCCAGCGATCCTTTGGAGCACAGCAAGTTCGCCGCCTCTCCGGAGGTCGTGCGCTCGATCGGCGCGAGGCTGGCGCAGGGTCAACCGCTGCGGGACGGACAGGCGGGCGTCGGCGATCAGCTCGGGCTGGCGACGGCCGGCGCGGTTTCGGCGGTGGGCGGCGTGGCCGGGGCGGCGGTCGCCGCGCCCTTCGCCATTGTCGATCCGGCGACGCGCGAGAATCTGAGCGAACATCTGGGCTCTGCCGCTCAAAAGCTTGATACCCAACACTAATTTAACTCAGCTGTGAGTTCGATGTGGTCGGATGAACCTATTTTGGAGGGCTGTTGCCGCAATGTCACAGCCAGCGAGGCTGAAGCCCGTTAGGGTCAACCGCTCGCGACGATCACCGCACGGGACCTCAAACGCAATGTCATACAAGCGTCAGCTTCTCGCCGTTCTGGCGGTCGGCCTCGCTGCGTCCTCAGCGCGCGCCGACAATCCGAGCTGGTGGAAGCCTCCGCTCTCGGAAAACCCTGGACCCAAGCGCGCCGTCGACGGCGTCAACGGCAAGCTCGAAGGTTTTGGCGGCGGCTCCGACTGGTTGGGCTTCGCGCGGTTGAACAACGCCTCGGCCGGCGGGATGGGGTCGATCACGGCGCCGGTCGGCGATCGTTTCGGCTTTCAGGTCGACGCGATCGCGGCGGCGCATCGCGGCTTCTTCGTGAGCGGCGGCGCCGGACACGCCTTCTGGCGCGATCCGAGCGTCGGTCTCCTCGGCGGCTATGGCGCGATCGCTCACGACAAGCGTCTCGACGACACGCGTTTCCGCGTCGGCGCTGAAAGCGCCTATTACTATGGACCGTTCTCGTTCTCCAGCATCGCTGGCTATGAGGAGAGCTCGGGCCATTTCTTCACGCCGCTGGGCTATGGACCGGGCTATCTCGCCTATCAGTGGCAGCCGCGACGCGGTCGCTTCTTCGACATGTTCGATATCAGCGTCTATCCGACCTACAACGTCAAAATCTCGGTCGGCCATCGTTACGTCGGAGGGCGGCATGCCGCCGCGCTCAGCGGCGAGGCGCTCATCTGGAATCTTGGCCATTCTGCGATCACCGGCTTCATCGAAAGCCGCGTGGGCGAGAATGATTACAAGGCTGTCTGGGGCGGCATTCGCATCTATCTCGGCGAGAGCGACAAGACTCTCATCAGCCGCCACCGCGAAGACGACCTGCCCAATTGGCTGAAGGACGACATGTTCGCATCGCAGAACAGCGTCCGCGTCGGCGCGACGCCGGTCTTTTTCCCGACCCTGCAGCATCCTTGAAGCCGCCGCGCGGCGCCCGATATGCGGGACGCAGCGTGAGCAGGCGCGAGGAGGCCCTGTGAGCAGTTCGACGTCCCATCCGGAACGCCGGTCACGGCTCGCCGCCGGAATCGCCGCCGCGGCGCCTGTGCTCGCCGCCGCGCTGCTAGGCAGTTTCGCGACCACGCCGAACATTCCCTGGTACGAGACGCTCGCCAAGCCGCCGCTGACGCCGCCGAATTGGGCGTTCGGCCCGGCGTGGACCACCCTCTATGTTTTGATGGCCTACGCCTTTTACCGCATTCTACGGCTCGGGCCGGCGACGCGGGGGCGAAGCGCCGCGATCTTCGTCTTTCTCGCGCAGCTCATTCTGAATGGGGGATGGTCCTTCGCCTTCTTCTTTGCGCGAAGCCCGCTGCTCGGACTCATCGTCATTCTGCCGATGGCGGCGCTTCTCGTCGCCGCGATCGTCCTGTTCTGGCGGCTTGATCGCGTCGCGGCATACGCGCTTGCGCCGACCGTGTTCTGGGTGGCCTTCGCCACCTATCTCAACGCCGGGATTTTTATCCTCAATCGCTAGAAGGGCGCCGAACGCGCGGCGGCGACATAGGCGTCGGCGTCTTGCGGCAACAGCAGCCGCTCCTTGACGAGCTTGTCGGCGATGACGCGCATCGTCGCGACGAAATAGGCGCGCGATCCGTAGCGCTCGACGAGCGCGGGACGCGGATCGGCGTTCTTTTCGCGATCCGGCTTCGTCGCCGCGAAGGGAATCGCGGCGCCTGCGGCGCAAGCCGGGGCTTTCTTGTCCTTTTGCGCGTTGAAGCCCGTGAAGGTCGCGATCGGGAGCGCAAGGTCGGGCAGGCGTAGGCCGG of Methylocystis sp. SC2 contains these proteins:
- a CDS encoding alpha/beta hydrolase, which encodes MGRGRIVLAALLAFAFSACGSRPHGTLIATNQVAPGASIVDLLVVTTRQPDDSEPGVMFSGERGHGMHFADIAVSIPPDPSRVIGEVQWPDGPTPNPAIQFATVRAEVLSREAALADFNARIRKTPKRQVLLFVHGFNTRFEEAVYRFAQIVHDSRADVTPVLFTWPSRGRLLQYGYDHESASYSRDALERVLQALQRDRDVGEISILAHSMGNWVTLEALRQMAIRNGQIGSKIQNIMLAAPDVDFDVFRRQIAEIGIRPSVFTLFASRDDDALAASRRFWGNTRLGAVDPRVQPYREILDRDQVRVVDLTGIASSDPLEHSKFAASPEVVRSIGARLAQGQPLRDGQAGVGDQLGLATAGAVSAVGGVAGAAVAAPFAIVDPATRENLSEHLGSAAQKLDTQH
- a CDS encoding TspO/MBR family protein — translated: MSSSTSHPERRSRLAAGIAAAAPVLAAALLGSFATTPNIPWYETLAKPPLTPPNWAFGPAWTTLYVLMAYAFYRILRLGPATRGRSAAIFVFLAQLILNGGWSFAFFFARSPLLGLIVILPMAALLVAAIVLFWRLDRVAAYALAPTVFWVAFATYLNAGIFILNR